In Euphorbia lathyris chromosome 10, ddEupLath1.1, whole genome shotgun sequence, a single genomic region encodes these proteins:
- the LOC136207978 gene encoding actin-related protein 2/3 complex subunit 5A: protein MAGTGQFIEADNAEAIITRIEHKSRKIESLLKQFKPVEALKTALEGSPPSTGDERCKSANWIVVHRAIMAIKDVDGMLSSLDPEYYDMLMKYLYRGLSTGDRPTCDQCLRIHEKLTEKAGFGCILRALADTVNTV from the exons ATGGCCGGAACGGGGCAATTCATAGAAGCAGACAATGCAGAAGCCATAATCACCAGAATCGAACACAAATCTCGCAAGATCGAGAGCTTACTTAAACA GTTCAAGCCTGTTGAAGCTCTCAAAACTGCCCTCGAAGGATCGCCACCGAGTACTGGAGACGAGCGATGCAAG TCTGCGAATTGGATTGTGGTGCATAGAGCGATTATGGCTATAAAAGATGTGGATGGGATGTTATCTTCCTTGGATCCTGAGTACTACGATATGCTCATGAA GTACTTGTATAGAGGATTGTCTACTGGAGATCGGCCCACATGTGATCAATGCCTACGAATACATGAAAAGTTGACGGAAAAAGCTGGTTTTGGTTGCATATTGCGTGCCCTAGCTGACACTGTTAATACTGTTTGA